The genomic stretch GGAAACCCTTTGAAAAGGGTTCTCCCCTCCCCGAACCCCACCCCTTCCTAAACTTTTTGGTTTCATCGCGGCCCGGAATCCCCGAATAGATTCCGGGCCTTTGAACATATTTTTGGCTGCCGACAGACAAAGACCACGAGATCCCAGCAATGTTTCCCTTAGAGCATTTTGCTTTTGAAAATGCTCTGCAAGCCATGCGTCGGCATGGCTTGCCGCTAGCTTCGGCGTAGGCGCAATTCACTTGCGCCGTCAACGCCGGAGCGGGCGTCTTAAAAGCAATCTGCTCTAGGAGCTGACGATGGATGTGTGCTTGGCGACAATGCAAGACTATGATGACTGGTTGATCCTCGCTCGCGAGGTTGAACACCTCTTTGGGCCCATGGCTGACGAGACTTCGTTCCAGGAAGCCTTGCGGCAGTTACTCGCCATGAAGCAGGCCTTCTGCGTGCGTGATGGAGACGGTGGGTCTGGCTGCACATTGCTTGGTGGCATAGCCATCGATGTAGGAGAGAACGCCATTGCCTGGCTTGCGGTAGCGACGCAGGCTCAGGGCCGAGGAATTGGCAAGGCGCTGCTTATGCGTGCTATCGAGGCGCTCGATCCTGACCGCAACGTGGTGGTACAAACCTTCGCGCCCGAAGTCTTGCAAGGCATCCCGGCGCGCAAGCTCTACCAGCGCTTCGGCTTCATGGATCACGCGCTTGCCGATCCCACGCCCGCTGGAGTTCCCACGGTTGTCATGGTCAGGCTGGCAATCCAACGGAAGGAATAACCCGACACTGTCGCCGGGTTCAACGCGGAGCGGAAACACATGATGAACATAACGCGCACGCCTTTTCCTTATTGCCATGGCGATGCCGATCTCTACGGCGTTCTCGTGCGCGACGAATCCCTTCCGTCGCTCTGTCCCGGCATCCTGCTCATTCACGAATTCACCGGCCTGACAGCGCCCATGCTGGCCCATGCCGAGCGGCTGGCGGGCGAAGGGTACGTCGTGCTTGCCGCCGATATGTATGGCCGGGGCATCCTGCCGGCTGATGCGTCCGAGGCCAGCCGCATCTCGCGCATCTACCGCGACGACCGCAAGCTCATGCGCGAGCGTGCCGCGGCGGGTCTGCGCGCTCTGGCTGCAGTCGAGGGCGTCGACGGGAGCGCAATCGCTGCACTGGGCTTCTCTTTTGGGGGGTGCGTGGCCCTGGAGCTGGCGCGGTCGGGTGCAGAACTGGCGGCGGCCTGCAGTGTGTACGGCTACCTGAACACGCCGTTTCCGGCTGCTCCCGGCGATGTGCGTTGCCCAGTGCTCGCGCTGCACGGCGCGTTGGACAAGGTCGTGCCCATGGCCGTGGTCGCGCCTTTCGTGGAGGAGATGCGCGATGCGGACGTCCAGTGCCGCATGGTCATATACACCGACGCCGGACACGGCTTCTGCAATCCTACAGTGCAGACGGACGCGCGTAGCGGCTCGTTTTATGACCCGAAAATCGCCGAAAGAGCCTGGAAAGACGTGCTGGACTTCCTGCGCGTCGCCCTGCCTTCATCTCACGCCTGATTCAACGCAATTCGCAGATAAGAACTTCGCGGGTCCAGGGGATCGCATCCCCTTGCGGGGTGCAGGGGCAGCGCCTCTGCCGGGTGGGGTTCGGGGAGGGCGGGTCCTTCCCGACTCTTCAGTATTGCTTGCGCCGCGAAAAGCCTTCGCCAAGCACATTGGAGGTCGTGCCCACAATGGTGAAGGCCTTGGGATCGACCCTGTAGATAATTTCTTCCAGGCGCTTGAGCTGTATATTGTTGATGATCGTGAGCATGACTTCCTTGGGCTGGCCCGAATAGGCGCCCATGCCGTGCAGGAGCGTCACCCCTCGGCGCAGATTGGTCTTGATGGAGTCGGTGATTTCCTGCTGCCGGTCGGAGATGATGATGACCATCTTGCGCTGGTTGAACATGCCCAGGAAGTACTCCAGCACCCAGGAGCTGATGAAGATCATGGCCAGCGAGTAGAGCACGTCGTTGGGGTTGAGGAAGAACAGTCCGGCGCCGAACAGGAGCATGTTGAACGTGAAGCCCACTTGTCCCACGCGGATATTGTAGCGCTGGTTGAGGAATATGGCGACGATGTCCGTGCCGCCGGCCGAACCCAGGGAGCGCAGGGAAATGCCCGCGCCTGCGCCCATGAGGGCGCCGCCCGCCATTACGGCCAGGAACTTGTTCTCCAGGACCACGGTCCAGGGCAGCAGTTCGATGAAAAGGGAGAGACTGACCATGCCGAATATGGTGTACAGCACGAAGCGACGGCTTATGAAGATCCAGCCCACGGCCATGATGGGCAGATTGAGCAGGAAATACCAGACTCCCGGGCTAAACAGGTCGGTTACATAGAACAGCAGGAGTCCAAGGCCGGAGATGCCCCCTGTTATGAGCCCATAGGGCAGGGCTACTGCTTTCAGGCCGAAAGCGAATATGGCCGAGCCTGACAGAAGCAGCCAAAGATTCCAGGGAACGGAATAGGACAGATTTCTAAAGCGTTGCGGCATAGCTATGACGATCCTTTGCCTTGAATGAAGACAAAGGCCTAACGGATTTTATGCGGAGGATAAACAGGAAATATCCAAAGACGAGATAACTACTCTTCGGATATTTGCTCGCTGAGGGTGATATTGAAGGCGACGGCAAAAAAGTTGTGGAAGAAATCCACGTACTCAACATAAACCCCAGCAGGCACGGTGATACGCGCGGGCGCGAAGTTGACGAGGCCCTTGACGCCGGCTTCGACCAAGTAATTGGCCGCGCGTTGGGCGCGTTCGGGCGGAGTGGTGATAACGCCCATCTCGATGTTCAGTTCCTGGACTTTTTCCTTGAGGCGACGGGAACAGACCACTTCCAGGCCGGAGATGACTTCGCCGATCTTGAAGGGGTCGCAGTCGAAGGCTCCGACGATATGAAAGCCGCGCTGCTTGAAGAACTTGTGCCTGAGCAAGGCCCGGCCGAGGTTGCCCACGCCGACCAAAGCGCAGTTCCAGACGCGGTTGATGCCCAGCGATTCCTTGATGGAGGTGATGAGGTCCTGGACGTAATAGCCGACTCCACGTACGCCGAACTCACCGAAGTAGGCGAGGTCCTTACGTATTTGGGAAGGGTTCACAGCGCAGATGCGGGCCAAGTGCTCGGAGGAAATGACTTCGGAGCCATCACGCTTAAGATTCTCGAGAACCTCGACGTATACGGCCAGCCGTTGGATCGTAGCTCGGGGAATATGCTGGCTCTTGAGGCTCATTGCTGTATACCGTAGCGCTCCAAATCTAAAATAAATAAGAAAATATGACGAAAAGGAGGCCGCTTACGCGGCCTCCTCCACGAATCGAATTAGCCAAGCATCGGGTTGGCGAAAAGCAGGATCAGGTTGACGACCAGGGCGTAGATGGCCAGGGACTCGATGAAGGCCAGGCCCAGGATCAGGGTGATGGTGATCTTGCCGCCGGCTTCCGGGTTGCGGGCGGTGCCTTCGCAAGCGGCCTTCAGGCCCATGCCCTGAGCGATGCCGCAACCGGCAGCGGCAATGGCCATGCCGAGGGCGGTGGCAAGGGAGGTCATGGAGATGACTTCGGGGGCGATCTCGGCGGCGAAAGCAACGCCGGCGACGGCAACCAGAGCCACGGTGTTCAGGATGGTCATAAGAGCCTTGCGCATGTCACTCACTCCTCAAAGTAGTATAATGTTTTGGTCTAGCGACCGTTTCCCCAGTGTTCGTTCGGGCCGGGACGCGCGGTTTAGTGCGCGTGCTCCAGGGAGCCCTTCAGGTAAATCATGGTCAGCATGAAGAAGATGAACGCCTGGATGGTCTTGGCCAGGCCGAACAGGAAGTACATGGG from Desulfocurvibacter africanus subsp. africanus DSM 2603 encodes the following:
- a CDS encoding GNAT family N-acetyltransferase; this translates as MDVCLATMQDYDDWLILAREVEHLFGPMADETSFQEALRQLLAMKQAFCVRDGDGGSGCTLLGGIAIDVGENAIAWLAVATQAQGRGIGKALLMRAIEALDPDRNVVVQTFAPEVLQGIPARKLYQRFGFMDHALADPTPAGVPTVVMVRLAIQRKE
- a CDS encoding dienelactone hydrolase family protein, with the translated sequence MMNITRTPFPYCHGDADLYGVLVRDESLPSLCPGILLIHEFTGLTAPMLAHAERLAGEGYVVLAADMYGRGILPADASEASRISRIYRDDRKLMRERAAAGLRALAAVEGVDGSAIAALGFSFGGCVALELARSGAELAAACSVYGYLNTPFPAAPGDVRCPVLALHGALDKVVPMAVVAPFVEEMRDADVQCRMVIYTDAGHGFCNPTVQTDARSGSFYDPKIAERAWKDVLDFLRVALPSSHA
- a CDS encoding redox-sensing transcriptional repressor Rex, whose amino-acid sequence is MSLKSQHIPRATIQRLAVYVEVLENLKRDGSEVISSEHLARICAVNPSQIRKDLAYFGEFGVRGVGYYVQDLITSIKESLGINRVWNCALVGVGNLGRALLRHKFFKQRGFHIVGAFDCDPFKIGEVISGLEVVCSRRLKEKVQELNIEMGVITTPPERAQRAANYLVEAGVKGLVNFAPARITVPAGVYVEYVDFFHNFFAVAFNITLSEQISEE
- a CDS encoding ATP synthase F0 subunit C, encoding MRKALMTILNTVALVAVAGVAFAAEIAPEVISMTSLATALGMAIAAAGCGIAQGMGLKAACEGTARNPEAGGKITITLILGLAFIESLAIYALVVNLILLFANPMLG
- a CDS encoding YitT family protein translates to MPQRFRNLSYSVPWNLWLLLSGSAIFAFGLKAVALPYGLITGGISGLGLLLFYVTDLFSPGVWYFLLNLPIMAVGWIFISRRFVLYTIFGMVSLSLFIELLPWTVVLENKFLAVMAGGALMGAGAGISLRSLGSAGGTDIVAIFLNQRYNIRVGQVGFTFNMLLFGAGLFFLNPNDVLYSLAMIFISSWVLEYFLGMFNQRKMVIIISDRQQEITDSIKTNLRRGVTLLHGMGAYSGQPKEVMLTIINNIQLKRLEEIIYRVDPKAFTIVGTTSNVLGEGFSRRKQY